GACGCTGATCGTTTACCCGAGAATAGGTGTCTCTACATTTTTACCTGGACTGACCACTGACTGCGCTTGCTCGTACTGACCTCACGAAGTGTCACAATAAAGGGAGCGGATGCTTCCCCCTTTTGTTGTCTATTGTCGCTTCCCACTAAGAGTTCCAAAGCCGCTCAAGGAAGTCATGCCTGAGCGCATGCAGGTGAAATGTCGCGACATTTCgttttgctttcatttctaGTGTACGTGGGATGACACGCTTTCACAAAGCACGGATAAACGTCGGTACTGCGTATCACTCGTGTGTCAGGATGCAGAATCAACAAGTTCGAATGCTGCTTATTGCGGCTTTTTTATTAGCCTCAACTAAGTGCCAATGGTCGTCATCAGAGCTGGATGAACGGACGTCAGAGGGGGTCGAGTGTTCTGTTTGCAGGTGTGACTGGGACAATGGGCAGAAGACACTCTACTGTCAAACTAGCAACCTCAGTACAACAGATCCCTTCCGAAATTTCCCGGAGTTACCGGACGTTGTCTCCGTTGAAGTGTACGGTGATACATTGGAGAGCAGTAGGCCTTTGGCGTGGCCGCAGAATGGCGATCTGGTAAAACACTTTCCCAACGTGCGCAGTTTAGAGTTCTCTGACTGCACTTTTGAGACGATTGGGAAAGGCTTCCTGGATGGCTTGTCGAACCTCCGGTCATTGACCTTCACTGGAAACGGACTTCGAAAAGTTCCCACGGAAGCGTTGACCCCTATCGCAGGGTTTTTGAGGGAACTGaaaatttcttttcaaagtGATCTGACTGAGATTCGAGAGGGTGACTTTCGCGGGTTCTCTAAACTATCCATGCTGCGGCTTTCAAGGAATGGTATCTACCGTCTGCACGTTGATTCATTCGTCGAACTTGTCAAGTTAAATATTCTGAATCTGGATCGTAACAACTTGACGGATATTCCCGACCACGCTTTCGATACTCTCACAAAACTCGAAACATTGGACCTCAGTTTCAACTCCTTACCAAACATCCCACGAGCCATCGACGTCCTCGAATATTTGCAAAAGCTCAACCTCAGTTTCAACCAAATCTCCGACACTGGCGATCTTCTTTTCCTATTTGGTTTGCCGAAATTGCACAGTCTGTCGCTGCAAGATAATTTGATTTCGACGATAGACTCCAATGTTATCTACGCATGCGTGTTTAATTACTCCGTGTCTGAGCTTAAACTCTGCTCTAACCCTTTCCACTGTGATTACCGCTTGTGCGATAGTATCTTGAGTTGGTACGATTATCCCCTGTTTTCACCACCtaatatgaatatttggttATTTGAACTAAAATGCGAGCACAAATGTGAGTCTCCACTGCAATACTGGAATGAGCCTTTCAGAAGTGTATATCAGGACGTTTGTGTTAACAACGGCAACCGCGCTGATTTCAACTTTTCGACAACACAAATCAATGTTCCGTTGCTAGTAAAGGACAATAATAACCAAATTCACGCGCTTGGCGGAGGAGTAGGTGTTTTGGCGCTCGCTGCTGTCATTTTTGGCGTGGTCGTATTCATACGATTACGACGGCTCAGATTG
The sequence above is drawn from the Diadema setosum chromosome 19, eeDiaSeto1, whole genome shotgun sequence genome and encodes:
- the LOC140242370 gene encoding uncharacterized protein, which produces MQNQQVRMLLIAAFLLASTKCQWSSSELDERTSEGVECSVCRCDWDNGQKTLYCQTSNLSTTDPFRNFPELPDVVSVEVYGDTLESSRPLAWPQNGDLVKHFPNVRSLEFSDCTFETIGKGFLDGLSNLRSLTFTGNGLRKVPTEALTPIAGFLRELKISFQSDLTEIREGDFRGFSKLSMLRLSRNGIYRLHVDSFVELVKLNILNLDRNNLTDIPDHAFDTLTKLETLDLSFNSLPNIPRAIDVLEYLQKLNLSFNQISDTGDLLFLFGLPKLHSLSLQDNLISTIDSNVIYACVFNYSVSELKLCSNPFHCDYRLCDSILSWYDYPLFSPPNMNIWLFELKCEHKCESPLQYWNEPFRSVYQDVCVNNGNRADFNFSTTQINVPLLVKDNNNQIHALGGGVGVLALAAVIFGVVVFIRLRRLRLMRGGFIFAGRGLLRPNRNDGQEEHLFYDALVYHHNGEVEFVDDRLRPRLENHPNNLRLCLPLIRDFRLGAKRLNSLRESLVASRCAVFVIRF